Part of the Musa acuminata AAA Group cultivar baxijiao chromosome BXJ2-7, Cavendish_Baxijiao_AAA, whole genome shotgun sequence genome is shown below.
TACATCTAATTCCCCAAACCCCGAAGCAGGTGGGCAGCTCAGAAGGGAGGACGGACGTCCACAGTAAGCCATAGCACACCCCCGCCTTGTAGGTACAAGGCAACAGCAGCAGGTCAACACCACCATTTAATATGTGCCTTAAACAAAACTCCTCATCTCAGAGCTCTTCGAATCCCAGCTCATCATTTCCTCTATAAACAAGTCAATAATTGCACCAACTCATCCGAATAGTTTAATGTCATCCCCTTCGTTGACGTAAACTTCCTCTGTCACTCTTCCGTCTTTTCGCCCGTCCGACGCAACGACGTGACATGACGCTTCCTGCATTATTTCTCCACCCAGTTCATCCTAGCATTGTTTATTCCGACCAATCATTCAGACGCCCATGGAGATCGCAGCAAAATAAGACAAATAAAAGCAGTGGAAGGAAGTGTTAGAGCACAGAAGAAAGACAAACAGCGCACACAGTTCCATCCGCTCGCCATTATACAGTAGAAGCAAGAAAACAgtacttttcttcttctctttttggtTTCCTCCTCCCTTGACCTTGATATGGTCCCTATATACAGTAGGGGACCCCTCCCCATGGGAATAGCTTGAAGAACTCTTCCTCGGTGGCCAAATTCTTTTGGAAAGTTACACGGGAAAGACGGGAAGAAGGGAAGAGATAAGGGTCAAACTACTACATTACCCTTGGTGCGGATGCCGCCGGCAGTGGGGCCTGGACACGCGTCAGCTGCGGAGAGCGCCGGCCTCACGGAGCATGGGGACGAGATGGTCGCGGAGGTGGAGACCCACGAGGCCCTCGAGCCCGCCCACGGCAACGCCACCGACGAAGAGGGTGGGAAGCCCGCCACccccggcagcggcggcggccttCTCCTCGTCGGCCTCCTCCAACTCGATCGCCGCCGGGTGGGCGCCCACGGCCGCCAGAAGCCGCTTCATGACGTGGCTCATGCAGCATCCTCGCCGGCTGAAGATGACGGCGGGGTTCTCCTGGATAAGGCGCCCCACCCGCTCCTCCGGCGCCTCCTCCGCCCCGTCGATTGACAGCGCTGCCGCCCCCATCAGATCGCCTCCCTGCTCCGCGGAAAACCCCACTCCCCTTTTAGTTTATCGTCCTCAGCGATCGATGAGTCGATCAACATGAAGACACGGAGGGATGGTATTTATAGCGCATCCCATCCCAACCCCCAAAGAGAACACCCCGTGAGGGCGGGTCACATGGGGTGACGTCATCACGCGCCATCGTCGTCAGTATACTACCACAGTGTACACGATGTACCATCAGCTGACGTCACGGTCCCATGCGGACTCGTGAATGATGGTGGTCGCAGCCATGCGAAATCTTGTGGGTCCCCACCCATCTTCGTAACGCGTGGCAGGCTCTCCCACCGTCGGTAGTGCACGACGCGTTGCCACGCGCGACGTCATTCGGCGGAGATAAGGCTTTTGTGGTGGGGACGTTACCTCGTCAGGAACAGGTGATATACATGGATTGGACCCTTCCGATCTACGGCTGCGATCTTAGCGGTTGCGTCGACGCCCATACGACGAAAGCGGGTG
Proteins encoded:
- the LOC135617163 gene encoding monothiol glutaredoxin-S2-like, giving the protein MGAAALSIDGAEEAPEERVGRLIQENPAVIFSRRGCCMSHVMKRLLAAVGAHPAAIELEEADEEKAAAAAGGGGLPTLFVGGVAVGGLEGLVGLHLRDHLVPMLREAGALRS